In a single window of the Nocardioides sp. L-11A genome:
- a CDS encoding S8 family serine peptidase: protein MRLGWPARVAVGGLSGVAVGLSLAGAALVGTPAAAVPRGHVAADVEGPRCLQVSASTTDQRSVRGDNPANLALHVEEARALVRKTGTQPGAGVQVVVVDSGIDGFRGTAPVELPSGHGFAVAGIVAGPDQAEPSRVDVGIAPAAEVVDGRFYDTLERSQEGQRVPTAADLAQKLGEIAAAREGGARPRTVVVVPAQVPYSAELEAQVDRLVGTGALLVAASGDRPSGEGAFPDGYEGEAKKGEDAAEVIWPAAHPKAIAVGVSTPGSRGTVLRSSAIDLAAPGAGAVSKALNGGWCVVDGASTAWAAAQVAGVAALVWSAHPDENAEQLRTRLEQTASGNGGPSSPITGYGVVQPVEAIQRDIADMGAERTQQVRPAQPPRAQADVLAGARHDAIWWGLGGGAALVVLLLLRPLLARRR from the coding sequence GTGCGGCTAGGGTGGCCCGCCCGCGTCGCCGTGGGTGGGCTGTCCGGCGTCGCCGTGGGGCTGTCTCTCGCCGGCGCCGCCCTGGTCGGTACGCCGGCCGCTGCGGTCCCGCGCGGGCATGTCGCGGCCGATGTCGAGGGACCTCGCTGCCTGCAGGTCAGTGCGAGCACGACCGACCAGCGTTCGGTCAGGGGAGACAACCCGGCCAACCTCGCGCTGCACGTCGAGGAGGCCCGGGCGCTGGTGCGCAAGACCGGGACGCAGCCCGGTGCCGGCGTGCAGGTGGTCGTCGTCGACAGCGGCATCGACGGGTTCCGGGGGACGGCGCCGGTGGAGCTGCCGAGCGGCCACGGCTTCGCCGTCGCGGGCATCGTCGCCGGTCCCGACCAGGCCGAGCCGAGTCGTGTCGACGTCGGGATCGCCCCCGCTGCCGAGGTCGTCGACGGACGCTTCTACGACACCTTGGAGCGCTCCCAGGAGGGGCAGCGCGTCCCCACGGCCGCCGACCTCGCCCAGAAGCTCGGCGAGATCGCCGCCGCCCGCGAGGGCGGTGCCCGGCCCCGGACCGTCGTGGTCGTGCCCGCGCAGGTCCCGTACTCCGCCGAGCTCGAGGCGCAGGTCGACCGGCTGGTCGGCACCGGCGCCCTGCTGGTCGCCGCCTCCGGCGACCGCCCCTCCGGTGAGGGTGCCTTCCCCGACGGCTACGAGGGGGAGGCGAAGAAGGGCGAGGACGCCGCCGAGGTGATCTGGCCGGCCGCCCACCCGAAGGCGATCGCGGTCGGGGTCTCGACGCCGGGCAGTCGCGGCACCGTGCTCCGCAGCTCGGCCATCGACCTCGCCGCGCCCGGCGCCGGCGCGGTCTCCAAGGCCCTCAACGGTGGCTGGTGCGTCGTCGACGGCGCCTCGACCGCGTGGGCCGCCGCCCAGGTGGCCGGTGTCGCCGCCCTCGTGTGGTCCGCCCACCCCGACGAGAACGCCGAGCAGCTGCGGACCCGCCTGGAGCAGACCGCCAGCGGCAACGGTGGCCCGTCCAGCCCGATCACGGGGTACGGCGTCGTCCAGCCGGTCGAGGCGATCCAGCGCGACATCGCCGACATGGGCGCCGAGCGCACCCAGCAGGTCCGGCCCGCCCAGCCACCCCGCGCCCAGGCCGACGTCCTCGCCGGTGCCCGCCACGACGCGATCTGGTGGGGACTCGGCGGCGGCGCCGCGCTCGTCGTCCTGCTCCTGCTGCGCCCGCTGCTCGCCCGTCGCCGCTGA
- the eccB gene encoding type VII secretion protein EccB, whose product MATKKDLVEAYAFSRRRLVTAFVSGAPGGREVEPARPGRMIVGGIALAVLLVAGAAIAGALSDRAEVDWDKPGLVADDRGALYVILDEDLASGLPRVRPVINVTSAQLILGAGVEARKVPDDEIAGERKGPPIGILDAPATVPGADDLVESGWTSCTGSGLGMQTSVEASPGVTPVPTTGFVVRSAAKDAVYLIAEADVPGLPRRAYRYELTNGSDGLYSDLRISPNNMIAVPDAWLELFPPGASLDAEGLGIDGWGQPARLPGYDGARVGDWLERSGTTYAFTRTGFVELSPFEAAVLRNTPLGKRAPQAVTEVPGAPFDIVRGAAGAGEHWPEQVLAGSLPATEQACAQLTTDEDTEPAVRLVSAPTGAASAEDVATGDREVTVASGHGAVIRSADWITSAGGTIHLIDDRGYSYPVASTDDLAQLGYGKVPGLVVPDVWNKLFEAGPELSQDAALCPPSRDRSCG is encoded by the coding sequence GTGGCCACCAAGAAGGACCTCGTCGAGGCCTATGCCTTCAGCCGTCGCCGGCTGGTCACCGCGTTCGTGTCCGGCGCGCCGGGCGGCCGCGAGGTGGAGCCCGCGCGCCCCGGCCGGATGATCGTCGGCGGCATCGCGCTCGCCGTCCTGCTCGTCGCCGGTGCCGCCATCGCCGGCGCCCTCTCGGACCGCGCCGAGGTCGACTGGGACAAGCCCGGACTCGTCGCCGACGACCGTGGCGCGCTCTACGTCATCCTCGACGAGGACCTCGCGTCGGGCCTGCCGCGGGTGCGGCCGGTCATCAATGTGACGTCGGCCCAGCTCATCCTCGGTGCCGGCGTCGAGGCCCGCAAGGTGCCCGACGACGAGATTGCGGGGGAGCGGAAGGGGCCGCCGATCGGGATCCTCGACGCCCCCGCCACCGTGCCGGGCGCCGATGACCTGGTCGAGAGCGGCTGGACGTCGTGCACCGGCAGCGGACTCGGCATGCAGACGTCGGTCGAGGCCTCGCCCGGCGTGACGCCGGTGCCGACCACCGGCTTCGTGGTGCGCTCGGCCGCCAAGGACGCGGTCTACCTCATCGCCGAGGCCGATGTGCCGGGCCTGCCGCGCCGCGCGTACCGCTACGAGCTCACCAACGGCAGCGACGGCCTCTACAGCGACCTGCGGATCTCGCCCAACAACATGATCGCCGTGCCGGACGCCTGGCTGGAGCTGTTCCCGCCCGGCGCGTCCCTGGACGCCGAGGGCCTCGGCATCGACGGCTGGGGGCAGCCGGCCCGCCTCCCGGGCTACGACGGTGCCCGCGTCGGGGACTGGCTGGAGCGCTCCGGCACGACGTACGCCTTCACGAGGACCGGCTTCGTGGAGCTCTCGCCCTTCGAGGCGGCGGTGCTGCGCAACACGCCTCTCGGCAAGCGCGCGCCGCAGGCGGTGACCGAGGTACCAGGCGCGCCGTTCGACATCGTGCGCGGTGCCGCCGGCGCCGGCGAGCACTGGCCGGAGCAGGTCCTGGCCGGCTCGCTGCCCGCCACCGAGCAGGCCTGCGCCCAGCTGACGACCGACGAGGACACCGAGCCCGCCGTACGGCTGGTCTCCGCGCCCACGGGCGCGGCCAGCGCCGAGGACGTCGCCACCGGCGACCGCGAGGTCACCGTCGCCTCCGGTCACGGCGCGGTGATCCGCTCGGCCGACTGGATCACCAGCGCCGGCGGCACCATCCACCTGATCGACGACCGCGGCTACAGCTATCCGGTCGCCAGCACCGACGATCTCGCCCAGCTCGGCTACGGCAAGGTCCCCGGGCTGGTCGTCCCCGACGTGTGGAACAAGCTGTTCGAGGCCGGTCCCGAGCTGTCGCAGGATGCCGCGCTCTGCCCGCCGTCGAGGGACCGGTCGTGCGGCTAG
- the eccD gene encoding type VII secretion integral membrane protein EccD, protein MTQAPRTSAAVTSGLVRVTVTSGTRRVDLVLPGAIPVAELLPELARSVGLLDPATVHGGYRVGTADGRRLALDTGLTLQGIEDGGLLTVTAGVDDPAPRVYDDVVEAMTDVVEHDLEPWHPAAGRRTALVAAGLFLALGAGALLVQRGSDIAAAATALVAVALCAGAIVLSRAQREHEAGVAVAWLGAGYAAVAGIMFAPDSDSWFADPLAAAGAGALVAGVVCLIGLGPGRTLAFPPIVVGALGVGVGIYVRSSPDGFAPAPLLTTVLVLVVLAGSVFPWLALGATTTRVDQLYSPADITADPDDIERARVAADARVAHEILLAISGTVGLLLVLVAPLAVSLGITGTLLAVDACLIVVLRTRQYRTGSEVLLGLASGVAGIAATAVAVLAFHPDWRPTLAVVLAVVGAVLLVATLSPAAPSVRRGRLGDLLESVALLTLLPLLVVATGLFDQVRDWLG, encoded by the coding sequence ATGACACAAGCGCCGCGCACGAGCGCCGCCGTCACCTCCGGGCTGGTCCGGGTGACGGTCACCTCCGGCACCCGGCGGGTCGACCTGGTCCTTCCGGGCGCCATCCCGGTCGCCGAGCTGCTGCCCGAGCTGGCCCGCAGCGTCGGCCTGCTCGATCCCGCGACCGTGCACGGCGGCTACCGCGTCGGCACCGCCGACGGCCGCCGGCTGGCGCTCGACACCGGCCTGACCCTCCAGGGCATCGAGGACGGCGGCCTGCTGACGGTCACCGCAGGCGTCGACGACCCCGCGCCCCGGGTCTACGACGACGTCGTCGAGGCGATGACCGATGTCGTCGAGCACGATCTCGAGCCCTGGCACCCGGCCGCCGGGCGTCGTACGGCGCTCGTCGCGGCGGGCCTGTTCCTCGCTCTCGGTGCCGGTGCCCTGCTGGTCCAGCGCGGTTCCGACATCGCCGCCGCGGCCACCGCGCTGGTCGCCGTCGCGCTCTGCGCGGGCGCGATCGTCCTCTCCCGGGCGCAGCGCGAGCACGAGGCCGGCGTCGCCGTGGCCTGGCTGGGCGCTGGGTACGCCGCCGTGGCCGGCATCATGTTCGCCCCGGACAGCGACAGCTGGTTCGCCGACCCGCTCGCCGCCGCCGGCGCCGGCGCGCTCGTGGCCGGAGTGGTCTGCCTGATCGGCCTCGGCCCCGGCCGGACCCTGGCGTTCCCGCCGATCGTCGTCGGCGCGCTCGGCGTGGGCGTCGGCATCTACGTCCGCTCCTCGCCCGACGGCTTCGCCCCCGCGCCGTTGCTGACCACGGTCCTGGTGCTCGTGGTCCTCGCCGGCAGCGTCTTCCCGTGGCTGGCCCTCGGGGCCACGACGACCCGCGTCGATCAGCTGTACTCGCCCGCCGACATCACCGCCGACCCCGACGACATCGAGCGCGCCCGGGTCGCCGCCGACGCCCGGGTCGCCCACGAGATCCTGCTCGCGATCAGCGGCACCGTCGGCCTGCTCCTCGTCCTCGTCGCCCCGCTGGCCGTCAGCCTCGGGATCACCGGCACCCTGCTCGCGGTCGACGCCTGCCTGATCGTCGTGCTCCGCACCCGCCAGTACCGCACCGGCAGCGAGGTCCTGCTCGGCCTCGCCTCCGGTGTCGCCGGCATCGCCGCGACCGCGGTCGCCGTCCTCGCCTTCCACCCCGACTGGCGCCCGACGCTGGCTGTCGTCCTCGCCGTCGTCGGCGCGGTGCTCCTCGTCGCCACGCTCAGCCCCGCCGCCCCGTCGGTACGCCGGGGCCGGCTCGGCGACCTGCTCGAGTCCGTCGCCCTCCTCACCCTGCTCCCACTGCTCGTCGTCGCCACCGGTCTGTTCGACCAGGTGCGCGACTGGCTCGGATAG
- a CDS encoding WXG100 family type VII secretion target: MTGPDFGALDGLRVKHASLEAAAQNMYETAKAMNARLDQLESDAQPYISTWAPDSEQRLSYDQAKSAWDWAMKELLDLLDGVSKTTYQSNSEYIQADKRGAGRF; this comes from the coding sequence ATGACCGGACCTGACTTCGGTGCCCTCGACGGCCTGCGCGTCAAGCACGCCTCCCTCGAGGCCGCGGCGCAGAACATGTACGAGACCGCGAAGGCCATGAACGCCCGCCTCGACCAGCTCGAGAGCGACGCCCAGCCCTACATCAGCACCTGGGCTCCCGACAGCGAGCAGCGACTGAGCTACGACCAGGCCAAGTCCGCCTGGGACTGGGCGATGAAGGAGCTGCTCGACCTGCTGGACGGCGTCTCGAAGACGACCTACCAGTCCAACTCGGAGTACATCCAGGCCGACAAGCGCGGCGCCGGCCGGTTCTGA
- the eccCa gene encoding type VII secretion protein EccCa, with protein MTVGITPGGGPGMHRGVPGGPPGAFPPGALPPGAPGGPPGRRAAPPPAAPGSLTQRGNRGERPELPSGQLQLQPPPQLQPSEGAAGVAMNAIPMLGSLGSIVLVAGLGGAGGNQALRFIAAGMFLFATLGFIVVQIDRQRKQRQQQVTGSRTEYLRYLATVRKVAREAADQQRRALTWMHPSPTALPSLAEDRTRVWERSSSDPAFLQVRYGVCAQPLALELLPPESAPIDEVDPASASALHRLLVVHRLQPDLPASIDLRAFDRIEVCGDEEEARSLARALLCSAATFQSPENLQVAVLADEATLAHWDWVKWLPHAHSQHQNDAVGPARMVTTSLSDLATMLPPDLSERPRFGADERPAIPHIILVTDGAELPPGNHLVPSDGLHGVTVIDLPARWGELDSPTALRLEIEDDARSAAAGHAPDTVPLVAVRLRTEPVRAKADQCGAATAEALARRLTPLFTPTAGAAVGEEAAADLTGPTDFMDLLGLGDVHTFDPGTAWRARPARDRLRVPIGVGDSAGPIHLDIKESAQQGMGPHGLVIGATGSGKSEFLRTLVLGLAMTHSPEQLNMVLVDFKGGATFAGMAEMPHVSAVITNLAQELTLVDRMQDALSGEMVRRQELLREAGNFASIRDYEKARTSGDPAAAGLAPLPSLFLVVDEFSEMLSAKPEFIDLFVAIGRLGRSLGLHLLLASQRLEEGRLRGLESHLSYRIGLRTFSAQESRAVLGVPDAYELPAVPGLGYLKPDPTTMTRFKAAYVSGPPETSRRRVVRDSGGKVRGILPFTISEVQTFDEPERDEPDGSATPAPVEGSASLLDIAVTRMDGLGPAAHQVWLPPLDRPDTLDQLMPDLAPHPDLGLMSLQWRGVGGLTVPLGTVDRPREQRRDTLTISLSGAAGHVAVVGGPRSGKSTLLRTIVTSLSLTTTPLESQFYVLDFGGGTFAPLTALPHVAGVGSRSEPEVVRRIVAEVKGIVDRRERYFRNQGIDSIETYRSRRGQGRADDGYGDVFLVIDGWGTLRSDFDDLELEIQQLAGRGLTFGLHIVTASTRWPDFRAAMRDLLGTRLELRLGDPIDSEIDRKVAALVPGNRPGRGLVPGKLHFLGALPRTDGEGAAETLGDGVDALIAAVTAAWRGPAGPKLRLLPDRITLDEVRAQSGTPPQRQLLLAINEKELAPVALDVDAEPHLLLFGDGKSGKTNLLRTYCQEIMRTRTPAEAQIVLVDYRRSLLGEVPEEYLLNYLTSATQAQPALNDLATYLQNRIPGPDVTPEQLRNRSWWTGAEVFVVVDDYDLVATQQSSPVALLQPLMAQARDVGLHIAVARRSGGASRALYEPVIQTMRDLAMPGVLLSGSRDEGALIGNLRPGPAQPGRGRMLTRDRGAEVVQLAWTDPSL; from the coding sequence GTGACGGTGGGGATCACTCCGGGCGGCGGACCGGGCATGCACCGCGGCGTTCCGGGCGGGCCGCCCGGTGCGTTCCCTCCGGGAGCCCTCCCCCCGGGTGCGCCGGGCGGGCCGCCGGGCCGCCGAGCCGCGCCCCCGCCGGCCGCCCCGGGCAGCCTGACCCAGCGCGGCAACCGCGGCGAGCGGCCCGAGCTGCCCAGCGGACAGCTCCAGTTGCAGCCGCCCCCTCAGCTCCAGCCGAGCGAGGGCGCTGCGGGCGTCGCGATGAACGCCATCCCCATGCTCGGCAGCCTGGGCTCGATCGTCCTCGTCGCCGGGCTCGGCGGCGCGGGCGGCAACCAGGCGCTGCGGTTCATCGCCGCGGGCATGTTCCTCTTCGCGACGCTCGGCTTCATCGTCGTCCAGATCGACCGGCAGCGAAAGCAGCGCCAGCAGCAGGTCACCGGCTCGCGCACGGAGTACCTCCGCTACCTGGCGACCGTCCGCAAGGTCGCCCGCGAGGCCGCCGACCAGCAGCGCCGGGCGCTGACCTGGATGCACCCGTCCCCGACCGCGCTGCCGTCGCTCGCCGAGGACCGGACCCGGGTGTGGGAGCGGTCCTCGTCCGACCCTGCCTTCCTCCAGGTCCGCTACGGCGTGTGCGCCCAGCCGCTCGCCCTGGAGCTGCTGCCGCCGGAGAGCGCCCCCATCGACGAGGTCGACCCGGCGTCGGCGTCGGCCCTGCACCGGCTGCTCGTCGTGCACCGACTGCAGCCCGACCTGCCGGCGTCCATCGACCTGCGGGCGTTCGACCGGATCGAGGTCTGCGGCGACGAGGAGGAGGCTCGCTCGCTGGCGCGCGCCCTGCTCTGCTCCGCGGCGACCTTCCAGTCCCCGGAGAACCTGCAGGTCGCGGTGCTGGCCGACGAGGCGACGCTGGCGCACTGGGACTGGGTGAAGTGGCTGCCGCACGCCCACAGCCAGCACCAGAACGACGCGGTCGGGCCGGCGCGGATGGTCACCACCTCGCTCAGCGACCTGGCCACGATGCTGCCGCCCGACCTCAGCGAGCGGCCCCGCTTCGGGGCCGACGAACGGCCCGCGATCCCGCACATCATCCTGGTCACCGACGGCGCCGAGCTACCGCCGGGCAACCACCTCGTCCCCTCCGACGGCCTGCACGGCGTGACCGTGATCGACCTCCCCGCCCGCTGGGGCGAGCTGGACAGTCCGACGGCGCTCCGTCTCGAGATCGAGGACGACGCCCGCTCGGCCGCGGCCGGGCACGCCCCCGACACGGTGCCCCTGGTCGCCGTACGCCTGCGGACCGAGCCGGTGCGCGCCAAGGCGGACCAGTGCGGAGCGGCCACCGCCGAGGCCCTCGCCCGGCGGCTGACCCCGCTGTTCACCCCGACCGCGGGCGCCGCGGTCGGCGAGGAGGCGGCGGCCGACCTCACCGGACCGACCGACTTCATGGACCTGCTCGGCCTCGGCGACGTGCACACCTTCGATCCCGGCACCGCCTGGCGGGCGCGGCCGGCCCGCGACCGGCTGCGGGTGCCGATCGGCGTGGGCGACAGCGCCGGCCCGATCCACCTCGATATCAAGGAGTCCGCCCAACAGGGCATGGGCCCCCACGGCCTGGTGATCGGCGCCACCGGCTCCGGCAAGTCGGAGTTCCTGCGCACCCTGGTCCTGGGCCTGGCGATGACCCACTCCCCCGAGCAGCTCAACATGGTGCTCGTCGACTTCAAGGGCGGCGCGACCTTCGCCGGGATGGCCGAGATGCCCCACGTGTCCGCGGTCATCACCAACCTGGCCCAGGAGCTCACCCTGGTCGACCGCATGCAGGACGCGCTGTCCGGCGAGATGGTGCGCCGTCAGGAGCTGCTGCGCGAGGCCGGCAACTTCGCGTCGATCCGCGACTACGAGAAGGCCCGTACGTCGGGTGACCCGGCCGCGGCCGGACTCGCCCCGTTGCCCTCACTCTTCCTCGTGGTCGACGAGTTCTCCGAGATGCTGTCGGCCAAGCCGGAGTTCATCGACCTGTTCGTCGCGATCGGCCGGCTCGGCCGCTCGCTCGGCCTCCACCTGCTGCTCGCCTCGCAGCGCCTGGAGGAGGGCCGGCTGCGCGGGCTCGAGTCGCACCTGTCGTACCGGATCGGATTGCGCACCTTCAGCGCCCAGGAGTCGCGTGCCGTGCTCGGCGTACCGGACGCCTACGAGCTGCCGGCGGTGCCGGGCCTGGGCTACCTGAAGCCGGACCCGACGACGATGACGCGGTTCAAGGCGGCGTACGTCTCGGGGCCGCCGGAGACCAGCCGGCGCCGGGTCGTGCGCGACAGCGGCGGCAAGGTGCGCGGCATCCTGCCGTTCACCATCTCCGAGGTGCAGACCTTCGACGAGCCGGAGCGGGACGAGCCGGACGGTTCCGCGACCCCGGCCCCCGTCGAGGGCAGCGCGTCGCTGCTGGACATCGCCGTCACGCGGATGGACGGGCTCGGTCCGGCCGCGCACCAGGTGTGGCTGCCGCCGCTGGACCGACCCGACACCCTCGACCAGCTGATGCCCGACCTCGCGCCGCACCCCGATCTGGGCCTGATGTCGCTGCAGTGGCGCGGCGTCGGTGGCCTGACCGTGCCGCTCGGCACCGTCGACCGGCCGCGCGAGCAGCGGCGCGACACGCTCACGATCAGCCTGAGCGGTGCGGCCGGCCACGTCGCCGTCGTCGGCGGGCCCCGCAGCGGCAAGAGCACGCTGCTGCGCACGATCGTGACCAGCCTGTCGCTGACGACGACCCCGCTGGAGTCGCAGTTCTACGTCCTGGACTTCGGCGGCGGCACCTTCGCGCCACTGACCGCGCTGCCCCACGTCGCCGGCGTCGGCTCCCGCTCGGAGCCGGAGGTCGTGCGCCGCATCGTCGCCGAGGTCAAGGGCATCGTCGACCGCCGGGAGCGCTACTTCCGCAACCAGGGCATCGACTCCATCGAGACCTACCGCAGTCGCCGCGGTCAGGGCCGCGCCGACGATGGCTACGGTGACGTCTTCCTCGTCATCGACGGCTGGGGCACGCTGCGCTCCGACTTCGACGACCTGGAGCTGGAGATCCAGCAGCTCGCGGGGCGCGGCCTCACCTTCGGTCTCCACATCGTCACCGCGTCGACCCGCTGGCCCGACTTCCGCGCCGCCATGCGCGACCTGCTCGGCACCCGGCTCGAGCTGCGCCTCGGCGACCCCATCGACTCCGAGATCGACCGCAAGGTGGCGGCGCTGGTGCCGGGCAACCGGCCCGGCCGCGGCCTGGTCCCGGGCAAGCTGCACTTCCTCGGCGCGCTGCCCCGCACCGACGGCGAGGGCGCGGCCGAGACGCTCGGCGATGGCGTCGACGCGCTGATCGCGGCGGTCACCGCGGCCTGGCGCGGCCCGGCCGGCCCCAAGCTGCGGCTGCTGCCCGACCGGATCACCCTCGACGAGGTGCGGGCGCAGTCCGGCACCCCGCCGCAGCGGCAGCTGCTGCTGGCCATCAACGAGAAGGAGCTGGCACCGGTCGCCCTCGACGTCGACGCCGAGCCGCACCTGCTGCTGTTCGGCGACGGCAAGTCCGGCAAGACCAACCTGCTGCGCACGTACTGCCAGGAGATCATGCGCACCCGGACCCCGGCCGAGGCCCAGATCGTCCTCGTCGACTATCGCCGCTCGCTGCTGGGCGAGGTGCCCGAGGAGTACCTGCTGAACTACCTCACCTCCGCCACCCAGGCGCAGCCGGCGCTCAACGACCTGGCGACCTACCTCCAGAACCGCATCCCGGGCCCGGACGTCACCCCCGAGCAGCTGCGCAACCGGTCCTGGTGGACCGGCGCCGAGGTGTTCGTCGTGGTCGACGACTACGACCTGGTCGCCACCCAGCAGAGCTCCCCGGTCGCGCTGCTGCAGCCGCTGATGGCCCAGGCCCGCGACGTCGGACTGCACATCGCGGTCGCCCGCCGCTCCGGCGGCGCCTCGCGCGCGCTCTACGAGCCGGTCATCCAGACCATGCGCGACCTCGCGATGCCCGGCGTCCTGCTCTCGGGCAGCCGCGACGAGGGGGCGTTGATCGGCAACCTGCGTCCGGGGCCGGCCCAGCCCGGGCGCGGCCGGATGCTCACCCGCGACCGCGGTGCCGAGGTGGTGCAGCTGGCCTGGACCGATCCGTCGCTGTGA
- a CDS encoding YibE/F family protein: MNSHRGRGHGHGHGHSHRAHRGPDDEIQVGTTARTVLLAALALALIGTVAGLAIWWPPGDAAARSAENGGAAAQFAAPGVTFPSGEVVAVAERCSGRTGLPDGSGCSTVTVLVDGEDEPVRLDVPPEVVESGLAKGDRVELLRTPAPEEAPDQGASYSYFATERYGTLVWLGVLFVAVVLAVARWRGLLGLVGLAFGGAVVWWWMLPALLDGAPGVGVALTSATAIMFVVLYTTHGFSLRTSTALAGTLLGIALTAGIGVVAIGDARLTGISDETGAILASFGALDFQALLGCALVIAGLGVLNDVTITQASAVWELRAASPHASRTAVFTSAMRIGRDHIASTIYTIVFAYVGTALILLMLLRVYDRPLIDLISTEQLAEEVIRTLVTSIGLVLAVPVTTAIAAVIAAPRADAGAPLKESPVDR, from the coding sequence GTGAACAGCCACCGGGGCCGCGGACACGGACATGGGCACGGCCACTCCCACCGGGCGCACCGCGGTCCCGACGACGAGATCCAGGTCGGTACGACGGCCCGGACCGTCCTGCTGGCCGCGCTCGCCCTCGCCCTGATCGGCACGGTGGCCGGCCTCGCGATCTGGTGGCCGCCCGGAGACGCCGCCGCCCGCAGCGCGGAGAACGGCGGTGCCGCGGCCCAGTTCGCCGCGCCCGGCGTGACCTTCCCGTCCGGCGAGGTGGTCGCCGTGGCCGAGCGCTGCTCGGGCCGGACCGGCCTCCCCGACGGATCCGGATGCAGCACCGTGACCGTCCTGGTCGACGGCGAGGACGAGCCGGTCCGTCTCGACGTGCCCCCCGAGGTCGTCGAGTCCGGGCTCGCGAAGGGCGACCGGGTCGAGCTGCTGCGCACGCCGGCCCCTGAGGAGGCGCCGGACCAGGGTGCGTCGTACTCCTACTTCGCCACCGAGCGCTACGGCACCCTGGTCTGGCTCGGCGTGCTGTTCGTCGCCGTGGTGCTCGCGGTCGCCCGCTGGCGGGGGCTGCTCGGCCTGGTCGGGCTGGCCTTCGGCGGCGCCGTCGTGTGGTGGTGGATGCTGCCGGCGCTGCTGGACGGCGCGCCCGGCGTGGGGGTGGCGCTGACCAGCGCGACCGCGATCATGTTCGTCGTCCTGTACACCACGCACGGCTTCTCACTGCGCACGAGCACCGCGCTGGCCGGGACCCTGCTCGGCATCGCGCTGACCGCCGGCATCGGCGTGGTCGCGATCGGCGACGCCCGGCTCACCGGGATCAGCGACGAGACCGGGGCGATCCTGGCCTCCTTCGGCGCGCTCGACTTCCAGGCACTGCTCGGCTGCGCGCTGGTGATCGCCGGGCTCGGCGTACTCAACGACGTCACCATCACCCAGGCCTCCGCCGTCTGGGAGCTGCGCGCCGCCAGCCCCCATGCCTCGCGCACGGCAGTCTTCACCAGCGCGATGCGGATCGGCCGCGACCACATCGCCTCGACGATCTACACCATCGTCTTCGCGTACGTCGGCACGGCGCTCATCCTGCTGATGCTGCTGCGTGTCTACGACCGCCCGCTGATCGACCTGATCTCCACCGAGCAGCTCGCCGAGGAGGTCATCCGCACCCTGGTCACCTCGATCGGCCTGGTCCTCGCCGTCCCGGTCACCACTGCGATCGCCGCGGTGATCGCCGCCCCGCGCGCCGATGCCGGGGCTCCCCTGAAGGAATCGCCGGTCGACCGGTGA
- a CDS encoding GTP-binding protein, translated as MSPHVPVTALTGHLGAGKTTLLNRLLRQPGARIGVIVNDFGTINVDAGLVTGQVDEPVSIAGGCLCCLEDVSGLDAALERLTHPRLALDAIVVEASGLAEPGALAQMIRASAAPRVRPGGVVDVVDAAEHFATLDDGGLPPARFSVATLVVVNKVDLLPEATREDTVAAIEARVREVNPAAQIVRTTRGRIDAALLHDVAHAEDPPDQLPLASLLRAERAAQETGQDAPDHVHATSASARTDGPVDPARVVDLLLAPPTGAYRIKGTVAVDTGRGRTGYVVHVVGSQVHVAALRPAPASSELVAIGVGLDAAAARARLEAALAPSAGQPGTERDGRQRLERLRRLTSSTS; from the coding sequence GTGAGTCCGCACGTGCCCGTGACCGCCCTCACCGGGCACCTCGGCGCCGGCAAGACGACCCTGCTCAACCGGCTGCTACGCCAGCCGGGGGCGCGGATCGGGGTGATCGTCAACGACTTCGGCACGATCAACGTCGACGCCGGCCTGGTCACGGGGCAGGTGGACGAGCCGGTGTCGATCGCGGGCGGGTGCCTGTGCTGCCTCGAGGACGTCTCGGGCCTGGACGCCGCCCTGGAGCGGCTCACCCACCCCCGGCTCGCGCTCGACGCGATCGTGGTCGAGGCGAGCGGCCTGGCCGAGCCCGGCGCGCTGGCGCAGATGATCCGGGCCAGCGCCGCACCGCGGGTCCGGCCCGGCGGCGTGGTCGACGTGGTCGACGCGGCGGAGCACTTCGCCACCCTCGACGACGGCGGCCTGCCGCCGGCACGGTTCTCGGTCGCCACGCTGGTGGTGGTCAACAAGGTGGACCTGCTGCCCGAGGCGACGCGCGAGGACACCGTCGCCGCCATCGAGGCCCGGGTCCGCGAGGTCAACCCGGCGGCGCAGATCGTGCGCACCACGCGCGGCCGGATCGACGCGGCGCTGCTGCACGACGTCGCCCACGCCGAGGACCCGCCGGACCAGCTCCCCCTCGCTTCGCTGCTGCGCGCCGAGCGGGCCGCGCAGGAGACCGGCCAGGACGCGCCCGACCACGTCCACGCCACCTCGGCGAGCGCGCGCACGGACGGCCCGGTCGACCCCGCTCGGGTGGTCGACCTCCTCCTCGCCCCGCCCACCGGGGCCTACCGGATCAAGGGGACCGTCGCGGTCGACACCGGCCGGGGCCGCACGGGGTACGTCGTGCACGTGGTCGGCAGCCAGGTCCACGTCGCCGCGCTCCGGCCGGCGCCCGCGTCGAGCGAGCTGGTCGCCATCGGCGTCGGCCTGGACGCCGCGGCCGCGCGCGCCCGCCTGGAGGCCGCCCTGGCCCCGAGCGCCGGGCAGCCCGGGACCGAGCGCGACGGTCGTCAGCGGCTGGAGCGGCTCCGGCGGCTCACCAGCTCGACTTCGTGA